A window from Candidatus Methylomirabilota bacterium encodes these proteins:
- a CDS encoding homoserine dehydrogenase, with protein MSTDMKDVRIALLGLGTVGGGVVKILESRRAMLEERAGCRLTLAAVADLDLTRPREGLDLRKLPMTPDAAKVLGDPSIQIVIELVGGLEPARTFILKALQAGKHVVTANKALLAHHGAELYDEARRRGVTLAFEAAVAGGIPLIQAVKEGLVANHIQTVFGIVNGTSNYILSKMTDEGLDFSLVLKEAQAQGYAEADPTLDIEGMDSAHKLQILVSLAFRTFVDLKDIHTEGITRVTPADIAYARELGYRIKLLAIAKASGGAGRGAERAGVEVRVHPTMIPAASPLAAVSGVFNAIFITGDAVGDLMFYGRGAGQLPTASAVWADTLGIARRIAHGIPALALELPSAGPAALPLRPMDSIRCCYYLRVMAQDRPGVLSRVAGVLGEHNISIANVIQKGRGKREAVPVVMLSHEARELDMRRALAAIDKLPDVAAATTMIRVEGGPA; from the coding sequence GTGTCCACCGACATGAAGGACGTCCGGATCGCGCTGCTCGGGCTCGGCACCGTCGGCGGCGGCGTCGTGAAGATCCTCGAGTCCCGCCGCGCGATGCTCGAGGAGCGCGCCGGCTGCCGCCTCACCCTCGCCGCGGTGGCCGACCTCGACCTCACGCGGCCCCGCGAGGGGCTCGACCTCCGGAAGCTCCCGATGACGCCCGACGCGGCGAAGGTGCTCGGCGACCCGTCCATCCAGATCGTCATCGAGCTGGTGGGCGGCCTCGAGCCCGCGCGGACGTTCATCCTCAAGGCGCTCCAGGCGGGCAAGCACGTCGTCACCGCGAACAAGGCGCTCCTCGCCCACCACGGCGCCGAGCTCTACGACGAGGCGCGCCGCCGTGGCGTGACGCTCGCGTTCGAGGCGGCGGTCGCCGGCGGCATCCCGCTCATCCAGGCGGTCAAGGAGGGCCTCGTCGCCAACCACATCCAGACCGTCTTCGGCATCGTCAACGGGACGTCGAACTACATCCTGTCGAAGATGACCGACGAGGGCCTCGACTTCTCGCTGGTGCTGAAGGAGGCGCAGGCCCAGGGCTACGCCGAGGCGGACCCGACCCTCGACATCGAGGGCATGGACTCGGCCCACAAGCTCCAGATCCTGGTCTCGCTCGCCTTCCGGACCTTCGTGGACCTCAAGGACATCCACACCGAGGGCATCACGCGGGTGACGCCTGCCGACATCGCCTACGCGCGCGAGCTCGGCTACCGGATCAAGCTCCTCGCGATCGCCAAGGCGTCCGGCGGCGCCGGGCGCGGCGCCGAGCGCGCCGGGGTGGAGGTCCGCGTGCACCCCACGATGATCCCGGCGGCCTCGCCGCTGGCCGCGGTCTCGGGCGTCTTCAACGCGATCTTCATCACGGGCGACGCCGTCGGCGACCTCATGTTCTACGGCCGCGGCGCGGGCCAGCTGCCGACCGCGTCGGCCGTGTGGGCCGACACGCTCGGCATCGCGCGCCGGATCGCCCACGGCATCCCCGCCCTCGCCCTCGAGCTGCCCTCCGCGGGCCCCGCGGCGCTCCCGCTCAGGCCGATGGACTCGATCCGCTGCTGCTACTACCTGCGCGTGATGGCCCAGGACCGGCCCGGCGTGCTGTCGCGGGTGGCGGGCGTGCTCGGCGAGCACAACATCTCGATCGCGAACGTCATCCAGAAGGGGCGCGGCAAGCGCGAGGCGGTGCCGGTGGTCATGCTGAGCCACGAGGCGCGCGAGCTCGACATGCGCCGCGCCCTCGCCGCCATCGACAAGCTTCCGGACGTCGCCGCGGCGACCACGATGATCCGCGTGGAGGGCGGCCCGGCATGA